CTGACTCATAATCAGGTACTTAAAAAAATTAACGAGCTCTTTTCGACAACCGACACATGGCTTGCCTACGCACAATACATGAATGTACCTGAAGAAAAAGCTAAAGAATTAAAAATGTCGATTATTGGTTATGCGCGCGAAACGCCACCTGCCCTCATTGCAAGTCGCGAATTTAGAGGAAAATGGTTGTGGTCAGGACTGCGCATGTTTTATGCATGGTTATTCGATGGCATTAAGCTCGAAGATCTCTTGTTGCCCGAAATGCCCTATAAAGGAAAGTTTTTTCCTACCAGTAAGGATGGCGCCATCATGTATCCTATGCTTGAAATGGCCGGCTCTAGAATAAAATTTATTCCGGAAATTTTGTTGGACCGGAATGTCGACACACCGCTGAATGACTTTAAAGTTGGCAAAGAGTTGCAACAACATTGCGGCAAGGCACTTTTGGCATCACCTCAATACCCATTGCTCAATGAGCCGACAACGCAAAGTAACTATGAGCAGCCTAAGCGTGCCGACATGCTCATTTTTGCCGATACAAATAAAGAAGCATTAGAAATGCTGCTCGATTCATGCATAGAAAACATCAAAGCTATTGGAACCATACACGTTGTAGAACATCAAAAACACACGATACAAGAGATCAAGTCGCTCATCAATGCGATGACCAACGATTATATTCTGATTGCGCATAATAATGTCGCTTTTACCAAACCAGTTGATTTGTCCACATGCATAAAAACTCTCGATACTACCTATGCCCATGCATTTTATTTCGGCCTTGGCCTCAATGATTTTGGCGACC
The window above is part of the Candidatus Dependentiae bacterium genome. Proteins encoded here:
- a CDS encoding glycosyltransferase family A protein, producing MIHFLALLTLFLYAAPTFCQTAPTNLVEKKIVVIIPSFNNAPYYEKNISSVLTQDYSNYRIIYIDDCSTDGTGALVEQLIKDNHLENTITLMKNNYSRKALSNLYRAAHLCDPTDIILELDGDDWLTHNQVLKKINELFSTTDTWLAYAQYMNVPEEKAKELKMSIIGYARETPPALIASREFRGKWLWSGLRMFYAWLFDGIKLEDLLLPEMPYKGKFFPTSKDGAIMYPMLEMAGSRIKFIPEILLDRNVDTPLNDFKVGKELQQHCGKALLASPQYPLLNEPTTQSNYEQPKRADMLIFADTNKEALEMLLDSCIENIKAIGTIHVVEHQKHTIQEIKSLINAMTNDYILIAHNNVAFTKPVDLSTCIKTLDTTYAHAFYFGLGLNDFGDPQQKITLPCEQIIDDIFAWKFSCFEPQSINDFGVTLYRKNDLLDLVKNGQKSLHDFAKGSRKIGLFFEKTKVALR